One Lacunisphaera limnophila DNA window includes the following coding sequences:
- a CDS encoding RNA polymerase sigma factor, producing the protein MPDAPHDGSAPEPAAELGANPAPVAPEAPTPQPAQLVEHFFRHEKGRLHGALVRLLGVHHLSLAEDLAQEAMLRALRTWSMGGVPANPSAWITQVAMNLARDALRHRKMATGKEAAIITHHEQTTATPAVAWEAAHGIRDDALRLMFVCAHPAIAPDAQVILALKILCGFSTGEIARAFLATEAAIEKQLTRTKQRIAEAGIGFELPEGADLAPRLDGVLAAIYQLFNEGYKASSGDRLLREELCQEAVRLGLQLVAHPAGRAPRCHALLALMLLTIARFPSRLDEQGAVLRLDAQDRSKWNQALIARGLVHLAAAAEGDALSEYHLQAGIAATHCLAPDYLSTDWDLILRHYDELLRLKPSPVVALNRAVAVANRNGPQAGLDALAAIAQREKLETHYLLHAVEGELRWRLGEPAAAAAGFRRALALAQVGPEKAHLTRMLERCEAAGVM; encoded by the coding sequence GTGCCTGACGCACCCCACGATGGGTCGGCCCCGGAGCCGGCCGCCGAGCTCGGCGCGAACCCCGCGCCCGTCGCTCCGGAGGCGCCTACCCCGCAGCCCGCCCAGCTGGTCGAGCATTTCTTCCGTCACGAGAAGGGCCGCCTGCACGGTGCGTTGGTGCGCCTGCTGGGCGTGCATCACCTCTCGCTGGCCGAGGACCTCGCCCAGGAGGCCATGCTCCGGGCCCTGCGCACCTGGTCCATGGGCGGCGTGCCGGCCAACCCGTCGGCGTGGATCACGCAGGTCGCGATGAACCTGGCCCGCGACGCCCTTCGCCACCGCAAGATGGCCACCGGCAAGGAGGCCGCCATCATCACCCATCACGAGCAGACCACCGCCACGCCGGCCGTCGCCTGGGAGGCCGCGCACGGGATCCGCGACGATGCCCTCCGGCTCATGTTCGTCTGCGCCCATCCGGCCATCGCCCCCGATGCCCAGGTGATCCTCGCCCTGAAGATCCTCTGCGGTTTCAGTACCGGGGAAATTGCGCGCGCCTTCCTCGCGACCGAGGCCGCCATTGAAAAGCAGCTCACGCGCACCAAGCAGCGCATCGCCGAGGCCGGCATCGGCTTCGAGCTGCCCGAGGGCGCGGACCTGGCCCCGCGACTCGACGGCGTGCTCGCCGCGATCTACCAGCTCTTCAACGAGGGCTACAAGGCCTCCTCCGGCGACCGGCTCCTGCGCGAGGAGCTTTGCCAGGAGGCGGTCCGCCTCGGCCTGCAGCTGGTCGCCCACCCGGCGGGACGCGCGCCGCGCTGCCACGCCCTGCTCGCGCTCATGCTGCTCACCATCGCCCGCTTCCCGTCGCGCCTCGATGAACAGGGCGCGGTCCTGCGCCTCGACGCGCAGGACCGCAGCAAATGGAACCAGGCGCTCATCGCGCGCGGCCTCGTCCACCTCGCCGCGGCGGCCGAGGGGGACGCGCTCAGCGAATACCACCTGCAGGCCGGCATCGCCGCCACGCACTGCCTGGCGCCCGATTACCTGTCCACCGACTGGGACCTCATCCTCCGCCACTACGACGAGCTCCTACGCCTGAAACCCTCGCCCGTCGTCGCGCTGAACCGCGCCGTTGCTGTCGCCAACCGCAACGGCCCGCAGGCCGGCCTCGACGCCCTCGCGGCCATCGCGCAGCGCGAGAAACTCGAGACCCACTACCTGCTCCACGCCGTGGAGGGAGAATTGCGCTGGCGGCTCGGCGAACCCGCCGCGGCAGCAGCGGGTTTCCGTCGCGCCCTGGCCCTCGCCCAGGTCGGCCCCGAAAAAGCCCACCTCACCCGCATGCTGGAGAGGTGCGAGGCTGCGGGAGTAATGTAG